One window from the genome of Salmo salar chromosome ssa25, Ssal_v3.1, whole genome shotgun sequence encodes:
- the lnpa gene encoding endoplasmic reticulum junction formation protein lunapark-A isoform X1 codes for MGVVISRFRTKPSTVEVLEGIDKDIQACEECQELYQKQLKLWVWRLLQYSSLLYLMASIIVYLWYLPEQMIGKVILVLPFVVFPLFVWLLRKGLLTLFKRRTEKNNEKLEDLKSQKRKMLLEVMETETYKTAKIILERFDPDSKTKVPESIPSGTPMTPKPGQELRQRHVTPRPPVAVTPAAARPLLAPGATHAGPPLHSAPGGPPERILSAEAAQQSLMKRPMTPGTPVPGVGMHPPGPPLARPVLPRDRGTMDRVIEYFVGDGPQNRYALICQQCLTHNGMALKEEFEYVAFRCAYCYFLNPARKTRPQAPRLSEVTAEAKTPSHAPIPTSPTPVEPAPVEPAPEADESPATAVAEKQPTPPAEEEIQELVTLTTDTAPETEAPGTSQSLQLTPVKSDGELDVSAMEVE; via the exons ATGGGGGTTGTAATATCCCGGTTTAGG ACTAAGCCATCAACTGTAGAGGTCTTGGAAGGAATTGATAAG GATATCCAGGCTTGTGAGGAATGTCAAGAACTGTATCAAAAACAGTTGAAGTTATGGGTGTGGAGACTGCTTCAGTACTCATCTCTTCTTTACCTGATGGCCAGCATAATTGTGTATCTTTGGTACCTTCCTGAACAGATGATTGGAAAGGTCATATTGGTCCTTCCTTTTGTAGTATTTCCACTATT TGTATGGCTCCTTCGAAAGGGGCTGCTCACTCTTTTTAAAAGAAGAACAGAAAAAAACA ATGAAAAATTGGAGGACCTCAAATCACAAAAACGAAAAATG CTTCTAGAGGTGATGGAGACTGAAACATACAAAACCGCAAAAATTATTCTGGAGAGATTTGATCCTGATTCAAAGACAAAG GTGCCAGAATCCATTCCAAGTGGAACACCTATGACTCCAAAACCCGGCCAAG AACTCCGTCAGCGGCATGTCACTCCTCGGCCCCCGGTGGCGGTGACTCCTGCTGCAGCACGTCCTCTTCTGGCACCAGGGGCCACCCATGCAGGACCGCCCCTCCACTCAGCTCCTGGAGGACCCCCAGAGAGAATCCTGTCTGCTGAGGCTGCTCAGCAGAGCTTGATGAAGAGGCCCATGACCCCTGGCACACCTGTTCCAGGAGTTG GAATGCACCCTCCAGGTCCACCCTTGGCCAGACCTGTTCTCCCCCGGGATAGAGGCACCATGGACAGGGTCATTGAGTACTTTGTTGGCGATGGTCCTCAGAATAG ATATGCCCTCATATGCCAGCAGTGTCTCACCCATAACGGCATGGCATTAAAAGAggaatttgaatatgttg CCTTCAGATGTGCATATTGTTATTTCCTGAATCCTGCGAGAAAGACCAGACCCCAAGCCCCCCGACTCTCTGAGGTCACTGCTGAGGCAAAGACGCCCTCACACGCACCCATACCAACATCACCAACACCCGTAGAACCAGCACCTGTAGAACCAGCACCTGAAGCTGATGAGAGCCCCGCTACTGCAG TTGCCGAGAAGCAGCCTACTCCCCCAGCTGAAGAGGAGATCCAGGAGTTGGTGACTCTGACCACAGATACTGCCCCAGAAACAGAAGCGCCAGGAACTTCACAATCTCTGCAACTCACCCCAGTGAAGTCAGATGGGGAGCTGGATGTATCAGCCATGGAGGTTGAATAG
- the lnpa gene encoding endoplasmic reticulum junction formation protein lunapark-A isoform X2 gives MASIIVYLWYLPEQMIGKVILVLPFVVFPLFVWLLRKGLLTLFKRRTEKNNEKLEDLKSQKRKMLLEVMETETYKTAKIILERFDPDSKTKVPESIPSGTPMTPKPGQELRQRHVTPRPPVAVTPAAARPLLAPGATHAGPPLHSAPGGPPERILSAEAAQQSLMKRPMTPGTPVPGVGMHPPGPPLARPVLPRDRGTMDRVIEYFVGDGPQNRYALICQQCLTHNGMALKEEFEYVAFRCAYCYFLNPARKTRPQAPRLSEVTAEAKTPSHAPIPTSPTPVEPAPVEPAPEADESPATAVAEKQPTPPAEEEIQELVTLTTDTAPETEAPGTSQSLQLTPVKSDGELDVSAMEVE, from the exons ATGGCCAGCATAATTGTGTATCTTTGGTACCTTCCTGAACAGATGATTGGAAAGGTCATATTGGTCCTTCCTTTTGTAGTATTTCCACTATT TGTATGGCTCCTTCGAAAGGGGCTGCTCACTCTTTTTAAAAGAAGAACAGAAAAAAACA ATGAAAAATTGGAGGACCTCAAATCACAAAAACGAAAAATG CTTCTAGAGGTGATGGAGACTGAAACATACAAAACCGCAAAAATTATTCTGGAGAGATTTGATCCTGATTCAAAGACAAAG GTGCCAGAATCCATTCCAAGTGGAACACCTATGACTCCAAAACCCGGCCAAG AACTCCGTCAGCGGCATGTCACTCCTCGGCCCCCGGTGGCGGTGACTCCTGCTGCAGCACGTCCTCTTCTGGCACCAGGGGCCACCCATGCAGGACCGCCCCTCCACTCAGCTCCTGGAGGACCCCCAGAGAGAATCCTGTCTGCTGAGGCTGCTCAGCAGAGCTTGATGAAGAGGCCCATGACCCCTGGCACACCTGTTCCAGGAGTTG GAATGCACCCTCCAGGTCCACCCTTGGCCAGACCTGTTCTCCCCCGGGATAGAGGCACCATGGACAGGGTCATTGAGTACTTTGTTGGCGATGGTCCTCAGAATAG ATATGCCCTCATATGCCAGCAGTGTCTCACCCATAACGGCATGGCATTAAAAGAggaatttgaatatgttg CCTTCAGATGTGCATATTGTTATTTCCTGAATCCTGCGAGAAAGACCAGACCCCAAGCCCCCCGACTCTCTGAGGTCACTGCTGAGGCAAAGACGCCCTCACACGCACCCATACCAACATCACCAACACCCGTAGAACCAGCACCTGTAGAACCAGCACCTGAAGCTGATGAGAGCCCCGCTACTGCAG TTGCCGAGAAGCAGCCTACTCCCCCAGCTGAAGAGGAGATCCAGGAGTTGGTGACTCTGACCACAGATACTGCCCCAGAAACAGAAGCGCCAGGAACTTCACAATCTCTGCAACTCACCCCAGTGAAGTCAGATGGGGAGCTGGATGTATCAGCCATGGAGGTTGAATAG